AATTCAATCTGAATATGGTCTAATTATTTCCAATTCAATTTGAATTTGGTCAAATAATTTCCAATTCAATCTGAACATGGTCCAATAATTTCCAATTCAATCTGAATATGGTCATATTATTTCCAACTCAATGTGAATATGGTCTAATAATTTCCAATTCAATTTGAATTTGGTCaaataattttcaattcaatctGAACATGGTCCAGTTATTTCCAATTTAATCTGAATATGGTCAAATCATTTCCAACTCAATGTGAATATGGTCCAATAATTTCCAATTCAATCTGAATATGGTCATATTATTTCCAATTCAATCTGAACATGGTCCAGTTATTTCCAATTTAATCTGAATATGGTCAAATCGTTTCCAACTCAATCTGAATATGGTCCAATAATTTCCAATTCAATCTGAACATGGTCCAGTTATTTCCAATTTAATCTGAATATGGTCAAATTACTTCCAATTCAATTTGGTCAAATAATTTCCAATTCAATCTGAATATGGTCCAGTTATTTCCAATTTAATCTGAATATGGTCAAATTACTTCCAATTCAATTTGGTCAAATAATTTCCAATTCAATCTGAACATGGTCCAGTTATTTCCAATTTAATCTGAATATGGTCAAATAACTTCCAATTCAATTTGGTCAAATTATTTCCAATTCAATTTGAATTTGGTCAAATAATTTCCAATTCAATTTGAATTTGGTCAAATAATTTCCAATtcatggctgcacggtggcgcagttggtagcactgttgccttgcagcaagaaggtcctgggttctatTCCcgtccaggggtctttctgcatggaatttgcatgttctccccgtgcatgcgtgggttctcaccgcgtactccggcttcctcccacagtccaaagacatgcctgttaggttaattggtctctctaaattgcccttaggtgtatgaatgagtgtgtgcatggctgtttgtgtgttgccctgcaatggactggcgacttgtccagggtgtaccccgcctcttgcccatagactgctggagataggcaccagcttccccgcgacccactatggaataagcggtagaaaatgaatgaatgaatttccAATTCAATCTGAACATGGTCCAATAATTTCCAATTCAATCTGAATATGGTcaaattatttccatttgaatTTGGTCCAATAATTTCCAATTCAATCTGAATATGGTCTAATTATTTCCAATTCAATTTGAATTTGGTCAAATAATTTCCAATTCAATCTGAACATGGTCCAGTTATTTCCAATTTAATCTGAATATGGTCAAATTATTTCCAACTCAATGTGAATATGGTCCAATAATTTCCAATTCAATCTGAATATGGTCAAATTATTTCCAATTCAATTTGAATTTGGTCAAATTATTTCCAATTCAATTTGAATTTGGTCAAATTATTTCCAATTCAATTTGAATTTGGTCAAATTATTtcaatttgaatatgttttctATGCATAATTTAAACTAAATGTGATCAATTTCCTCTCAAATGATTAGATTTTGATACAGTTTTAATTCAACCTACTTGAATTTCATGTGGTCCAATTTCTGTACAGTACCAGACAGTCCACTTCCGTGCAACTACAGATGGACCAGTACCTTCTGATTCTCTccatttattcaacatattcAGAACCCACTACAATCCAATCTGATCCAGTTGGATACAGAACAGCTGAACCCGATTCTAATCCATTTCACTCTACCAGATGGGTCCAGGCTGATCAAATCTGATTAGAACCCATTTTATTCACATCAATCTCAATTTAGTATTATTCAGTATTTAGAAATAATTTCagtctcatttatttttatccaaTAGTTAAATCATTTGTGTCCACATCATTCCAATTGATTCTGGTTCCAGTTTAATCCGGTTACACACCAGATTCCATCTGGTAACTTCCAGTTCAGTGGAGTTACATCCAGCCCAATTTATTCTACATTTAATTCATTTTGATCCAGTTCAGTTAAGTACTGACTAATCCACAATTGTTTCTacataaaataatgaataactattaaagtcagaatttatTTCACTAGTTTCCAGTTTGAATCCAGTTTAATAGTCAAATACAGTGCAGCTAAAGTCAGATATTATATAATCTAGAAAGTTCACGACCGTCTTTAATTCACCTACTTTCTAGTTGAGGAAAGGAACCAAACGGATCTGAAATAATGGCCCGTATTAGTTCTGTCTGGTGAAAAATGTTCTGACAGTGATGATGgaatcagttatgttttcagttttctccTGCAGTCttgaaaacatgacaaaaattaataaatgagatttaatgtaaaatatcATCGTTCTAACAGAATGGCCGACCCGTTGAATTATGTGTAATATGCATGCAGGTGCCAACAACAGGTCACACAGTGGTGGTAATGAAGCTATACATGTGGTGGATGCCATCGTCCATCACCATGGTTACCGCCCAGAGACCTACTTCAATGACATAGCTCTGGTAAAACTGGCCACGCCCATCAAGTTCAGCAGCTACATCCTGCCGGCCTGCATGCCGGAGCCTGACTTCATGGAGAAGGTCAACCTTCTACTCCTTCAGTGTCAATGACAGGTCATCCTTCTTCTTTCCTGTCTGCTGTTGTTTCAAAGTCTTGTTCTGTGTACAGGTTCTGATGCGGCAGCCAGGTGGGCTGGTTAGCGGTTTTGGACATCTCGGTGAGGGTCAGCCGTCTACCATCTTACAGCGCCTCTCTGTGCCCTACGTGGATCAGCACACCTGCATGGAGTCGACCCAGCTGAGCATCTCCTTACGAATGTTCTGTGCTGGCTATGACTCCGTCAGGGAGGATTCCTTTCAGGGCGACAGCGGCAGCCCGCACGTCACACGTTACCATGACACCTTCTTCATCACCGGCATCAGGAGCTGGGGCAAAGGAAAATATGGCATCTACACACAAGTGTCTAAATACATTCGCTGGATCAGAGAGGGCATCAAGAAGCTGACGCCCATAGAGAAGAGCGGTACCGGGCTGAAAAGGCCCCACGGTGCCATCTAGAGGCTCTGACTGTAGACCAGCTGGACAGTGAGCTTCCAGGAAGCAGAGATCAGTAATCTATTCTGGAGGATCCCAGTTTAGCCAAAGAGACCTGGAAGCTTTCTACCTTAACGGGCCATCCTGATGGAGGTGGAGGCCCGCAGGGCGGTTAGTTCGGCCTCCTGAACTTTCTGTTTTAATCTCAATATGGAAGGCAGCAAAATCTGTTCATAAAACTAAAACCTTGTTTTACCAAATGAATCTAACATGACAAGAACTGATGATTTAACATGTCCGAACAATaaatgcctgtttttgtgttttctataATTTAGTGACAAAAGTAAGAATTTGATCTGAAtctaatggaaataaaaataaaaccggAAACAccacattgtttttttcttcattttttacaaatgcatGAAATGaatgagaagaaaaatgaaactgaagtGGAGAACAAGAACAGGTTTGAATCACAGGAATCTGTGGAGCTTTTGATCTAAATGCCATCAGGCTGAGCGTCAGACGTCCagtatgttttattcattaatgTCAGTATTAGGAAGCATTGCTTCTCTTTTCTTTGAGTTGTCTTGTGTTTGGAAACCTTACCCCCCATACAAATGAACAAAGTTGAGATGTTTCCTCCTTCAGTCAGGGCTCAGGATTCACCCTGAGGTTCTACTTAGTGTTCGAACTCCAGTTTAAATATTTCCCttccccctgagcaccaagccTCTCTGCTTCCCTTTAAATGATTGATTTCTGGAATGTTTGCCCGAAATAAACACATCAGCTCTGTCCCGACGGTCCCGCTGCTTGTTTTGTGAGATTTAGGGGAACAGAGTCCACCGCAGGACCAGAACCGTCCCTGAAAACGGTTCCTGTCCATTTAACTCTTTACAGAAACACACAAGACTGGAGTCTGACGACAGAACGATAATTTTGAAGAGTTTTACATCAGATGTAGATGGAATATGAGTAAGTGTTAGTTTGGAACATCCAGCAGAgctttgtgagtgtgtgtgtgctgtgtgtgtgtgtgtgtgctgtgtgagtgtgctgtgtgtgtgtgtgtgtgtgagcagtgCTGTCAGTGTAATGGCGGTCCACACCATGTCTGCGTCTCTGCTCGCCGTCTGTCTTCTTGGAGGTTTCCTTCAGGTGTTCAGTCAAGCTGAAGGTAGGAGATCCACCTCTGACCTGCTCATTCACTCTCAGCTTCTAGAACATCTAGCAGGTTCTGTCATTTGTCTTCTGAAGACCATGAGAACATAGATGTTCTGACTTAGGGCACAAATATAATCTATTTTCAGTTTCAGGGTCTAATTAGTGGaacttgttaaaacaaagcTATTAATAAGTTAAATCAGagctcattttttattttaaaatctctaaataaaattttatttcataattaGTCTCAATCAGAAACATGgaataaataattttaccaTGTAAATCATAATTACATTAAAAATCTAGTTTATGGAGGTATAAATAACATCACACAGAATGATGACCCAATAACACACGATATATAAATCTGCTATGATTAGGTTTGGTTTATTTGTTATATAAGTAtatcaaataattattaatcTTCTAGTTTTACCAAACTAGACCAATAATTATACCGTTGGCCATTCTAGCATTAAATTATTATATATGGAGCTGGACGCCACTACTGAAGTTCTAGCGCCTCCTTCTTTCCAGTGTTTCGTGGGGCTCCAGGGGCCCACACCGTGTTCCTGCGACCCAAACGGGCCAACCAGTTCTTTATAGAGGAGATCCTGGAGGGCAACCTGGAGAAGGAGTGCTACGAGGAGCGGTGCAACTTTGAGGAGGCGCGGGAAGTGTTTGAAGATGATAAGAAGACGGTGGGTCTGAAAGCAAAGTCAGAGATGTTTAAGGAGAACCTTTGGTTCTAACTGACCTTTTCGTCTGCAGATCGCCTTCTGGACCACCTACTATAGTGAGTTTGATCCAGGCCGGCCTTCAACAAACTCCTAATGTTTCCAATTAAATAAAGATGTAATCTAGGAGGGCCTTCAGTTTCTAAAGTTCTGAATGTTGTGTCTGCTTCGGTGTTCTGAGATGGGGACCAGTGTCTTCCCAACCCCTGCCTCAATGGAGGGATCTGCAGTCAGAAGGTGGGGGGCTTCTCCTGCTCCTGCAGCTCCCCTAACTACGGACACATCTGCGAACTGAGCCCACAGGCAGCCAAAGAACAGGAGCTGCTGAAGCCTCAGTACAAAGCTCCAGGTAAGGCCACACCCACAGCTGAGGAGAAGGTCCGGTGGGTTCAAAGATCTTTGGATGGAATGAACCTCCATCCTCCTCCTGTAGGTGAAACCGTTTCATCCAACTCTGTCTCTCTCAGCAATATCAGAGTGTCCAACCAAAGGCCCCAAGGTGTGCCACCAGCTGTGCATGGCGGACGTTTACTCGTATAAATGCTCGTGCATGTCGGGATTCAAACTACAGAGCGACATGCGGAGCTGCCAGCCTGAAGGTTAGAAATCCCTCCAGCAAAGCATCTTCTACCCAGCCAGCAGAGACTGGGGAAATAACCGCGTCTTTGTGTCCACAGTCGAGTTTCCCTGCGGGAGGATTCCTGACACCAACAGTTCAATGTGTCGCCATGGAAACTGCTCCTGGCAGGTAGCGTGCTCCCAGCCAATCAGTTGAACCGTCCACTCAGATTAACCTATAGTGCTCCTGGTTGGTTCCATTTGTGTGTGCAGGTGTCCCTGATCAACAGTGGTGGGGTGGAGTTCTGTGGTGGAGTCGTGCTCGGCCGAAGGTCCATCCTGACCTCCGCCCGCTGCCTCTTTCTGAACTCAGGAGCTGCCCTCCGACCCTCAGACTTCTACGTTGTCACAGGTACTAAAAGCCCCAAGTTCTCCAGTCTGGGTGATTTATTAAGTCCTGGTTTTATGGaaaggattttaaacaacaaacctGGGGAGCAAAGCTAAGAGCTGGTGAAGCCATGCCTGCTATGATCCTGTGTGGACCAAAACATGACTCCTGTGTGCACAAACATAATAGAGAAGGtgacggatggatggagaaatGAGTCAGTTTCTGTTGAGGGCTGGTCAGAATACAGCAAGCCTTATGGGGCCCTGAAGGTTACAAGATCTGAAACAGGACAGGTGTGATTTTCTGCTTTCCTGTCTACTTCCTTAGTGCTTCCTTCACTTTGTGACCATCAGCATTCTGGGTAATGTCTCTAGTGTCCGGTGTAGACATCTGCTGCCCTGAGATATTAATAACATCAATAATACGTTAGCATATATTAACCAGTAGTTACTGCACTTCAAACAGTCCTTTGAACATATGAATATTGACACCCTGATGTTGCCATGACAACATCATCCTGATACATTGAGCAGCTTTACTTCTGCCGATCAACAGGACTGTTGATCAACCCTACTTATCTACGAGCTCTAAATATGCAATAAGATGACCCCATGCTTACTGGTTTGCTGCTTGCAGCAGGGGCCGCACTGGGAACCAGTGGTTAACagattcatccatccatccatcatccatccatccatccatccgtccttccatccatccatccatccctccatccatccatccatccatccatcatccatccatccgtccctccatccatccatcatccatccatccatcatccatccatcatccatccatccatccatcatccatccatccatccatcatccatccatcatccatccatccatccatcatccatccatccatccatcatccatccatccatccgtccatccaatccatcatccatccaatccatccatccgtccgtccatccatccatcatccatccatccatcatccatccatccatccatccatcatccatccaatccatcatccatccaatccatccaatccatcatccatccatccaatccatcatccatccaatccatccatccgtccgtccatccatccatcatccatccatccatccgtccatccatccaatccatcatccatccaatccatccttccatcc
This DNA window, taken from Girardinichthys multiradiatus isolate DD_20200921_A chromosome 24, DD_fGirMul_XY1, whole genome shotgun sequence, encodes the following:
- the prozb gene encoding protein Z, vitamin K-dependent plasma glycoprotein b is translated as MAVHTMSASLLAVCLLGGFLQVFSQAEVFRGAPGAHTVFLRPKRANQFFIEEILEGNLEKECYEERCNFEEAREVFEDDKKTIAFWTTYYNGDQCLPNPCLNGGICSQKVGGFSCSCSSPNYGHICELSPQAAKEQELLKPQYKAPAISECPTKGPKVCHQLCMADVYSYKCSCMSGFKLQSDMRSCQPEVEFPCGRIPDTNSSMCRHGNCSWQVSLINSGGVEFCGGVVLGRRSILTSARCLFLNSGAALRPSDFYVVTGNRTDIPVRALNLHNRFHSDDHDFDLALLELATPINFDPTLTHLCLPTKDFSENILMHSGRKGRAQNHELVYMTLDECRRQLTAPHPLSNKMFCMRRRKGAQGSPDGAQSRTRSSGCTDTSQSLNRLSGRQSVTQERLAGLAQDQNQTQTEDDLTRTSNGAENRSHSLENQHHESPAGGSRLRCGGLMPGSPVVTVEKGTAFLTGLLTSPSSDCDIQVFTKVSRYLNWIQPKLQAVENHMTPQVRQYPESR
- the LOC124861476 gene encoding coagulation factor X-like, which codes for MSASLLAVFFLGGFFLQVFSQDQALPELCGKENGGCEHFCHVVGGDVRCACADGYFLAVDNRSCSSNETFKCGAIVSNNGQRQNRTEKRNSTEGQQDLQRNTSSQTLPPRAEETEIINGEDCPPGECPWQALLINEDNIGFCGGTVLTEYIILTAAHCVTQSRYYTIRLGANNRSHSGGNEAIHVVDAIVHHHGYRPETYFNDIALVKLATPIKFSSYILPACMPEPDFMEKVLMRQPGGLVSGFGHLGEGQPSTILQRLSVPYVDQHTCMESTQLSISLRMFCAGYDSVREDSFQGDSGSPHVTRYHDTFFITGIRSWGKGKYGIYTQVSKYIRWIREGIKKLTPIEKSGTGLKRPHGAI